CTGTCCGAACTGCACACCCTCGACCTCGGGCACAACCTGCTCACCGCACTGCCGGACACCCTCGGCGCGCTGCCCGGGCTCACCGAGTACCTCTACCTCTCCGGCAACCGGCTGACCACCCTCCCGGACTCGCTGTGCGGGTTGCACCGGCTGCGCTACCTCGGCGCCACCGACAACGGGCTGACCGCACTGCCCGGTGAGATCGGCGCCATGTCGGCACTGCGCGAGCTCCGGCTGTACGGCAACCGGCTCGGCACGCTGCCCGAGTCGATCGGCGACCTCACCGCACTACGCGAGCTGCATCTGCGCGGCAACGCGATCACCACCCTGCCGGAGTCGATCACCCGGCTGACCGAGCTGCGCCTGCTGGACCTGCGGGACAACGGGCTCACCGAGCTGCCCGGCGGGATCGCCGAACTGCCCAAACTGGACAAACTCGATCTGCGCTGGAACAGGTACCTGCGCGAGCCCGGCTGGCTTGCCGGGCTGGAAGCGCGCGGCTGCGTGGTACTGCGCTAGCTGGTGCCGCGCTGGGGAGCGGCCAGCGTGCGGAAGTCGGCGCAGGCCACCGCCACGTAGGCGGGTTTCGGCGCCCGCCAGGCCACCTCCGCCCACTTGTCGTCGGTCACCTGCTTGTTCTCCGCGCCGACGCAGGAGTACCGCTCGCCGACCACGAATGGTGAGCACGGCGGGTAACCGGGTTCGGCGCCCACGCAGGTGGTGTAGTTGTCGCAGGTGAGGGTGGTGAGGATCGGTGTCGAGGTGCCTGCGCCGGCACGCACGTTCAGCTTGCAGGCATTGTGTTCGGTGGCACGCACCAGCGCGGGCTCCGGTTCCGCGGCACCGGCGGCCGGGGCGGTGAGCAACGCCGTGACCACGGCGACGGAAAGGGCAAAACCTTTGGCGGGCAACGATTTCATCTGCAGTACCCGACGGGACACCAAACCTCCAGCTGCGGTTACGACCGGCCTGACGAACCCAACGTAGCGGGAGCGCCCACCCCGGCACACCACACGACCGGGCGGCACCGATGGTCACGCAGCGACACGATCAGCAGATGACGGTCGGCCGGGCCGCGTACCGGACCTCGCGGGTCTGCCTGCTCACCTCGTCACCGGAGTCCAGGTCGTACAGGATGCGCGTGTTCGAACTGCTGAACCCCGGCGTGCCCTCGACCGGCGTGCAGTTCTCCCGCGGCCCGAGCCGGATCGGCGGCGGCACCACATCGGTCCGCGGCGCGGTCACGCTCTCCACCCGGTAGCGCTTGGTGCCCCAGATCTTCACGGTCACCGCACCACCGGAGGCCGAAGCCTGGATGGCCACACCGGTGGGTGCGTCGTTGGTGAACGCCATCTCGATGCTGGACCCGTTCTCCTGCAAGGAGCTCGCATCCCGCGCCTCCGGGTAGCGCGCGAAGTAGGTGGCGTGCTCGGTGTGCCCGGCATCCCGCAGCCCGGCAAGGTAGACCGCGTTGTAGAGGGTGCTGGTGAACTGTGAGACCCCGCCGCCGATCACCGGGGGACCGGTTCCGTCCTCGTGCACCGGTGCCGTGCGGTAGCCCCTGGACGCCGTGCGTGGCCCGGTGTGCTCGTCCAGGTCGAAGGTCTGCCCCGGCCGCACGATCGTGCCGTCCACCTGGCGGGCGATCACGCCGATGTTGTGCGCGACGTCGCCGGTGAAACCCCCGGTGCTGAACTCCCCGATGACCTCCTTGATCCCGAACCGTTCGGCGTCGGAGGTGGTGACCTTCGCGGGCCGGGTGTCGTAGACCACCGGCAGCTCGCGATCCACCACCCGGCGCGCGATGTCCATGAACGGCGCCAGGGTCCGCGCCCAGTTGATCTCCCTGCCCGGCGCGGACGGCTGGATGTCCGGCTTGCCCGCGGCGAACACGATCCTGGCGTTCTTGCTCCGCTGCTCGGTTTCGTCCAGTTGCGGCAGCAGCACCCGCCGGAGCTTGGACTGGTCGACCCTGATCTGCAGGGAGCCGTCCGCCATCGCGGCGAACCGCAGGGCCGTGGCGATGTCCTCGGGCCGCAGCACGGCCGCGGCACCTGCCGCGCGCGCCCGGATCGGCGCGGACACCGCCGGCGCGACCACCTGGTCGAGCGCCGCGTGCACCCCGGCCGAGCTGGCCTTGGGCTGGGTCACCCGCATCGGGAACGTGATGGCCCTGTCGGTGAGCCAGTTCTCGGTGACGATCCGCACCGCGGCCGCGATGTCGGTGAGCTGTTGCGCCTGCCGCGGTTCCACCGCCACCGGCCGCACGGCGCCGTCGCCGGGCGCGGATTCGAAACGGATGGTGCCCTCGGTCAGTCCGTGGTTGAGCCGCTGCCGCGCCAGCTCGGTGATCGCCTGCCGGAGCAGGTCCGGCTCGACCGTGGGGACCGCCCCCACCTCGCGGGTGCGGAAGAAGGACGCCACCCTGGTCACCGGGTTCAGCGGCTGCATGCCCGCCTGGTCGAGGGTGGCCTGCCAGTCCAGGCCGAGGCCGGAGGTGCGCGGGTCCAGTTCGGCCCGGACATCACCCGCCCGCACCGGGATGGGCTGCACCAGCCGGGGTTCGAGCTCGATCCGCAGCTTGGCCTCGGCCGCGCCCTGGCTCATCCCGCCGACCTCCACCCCGGCCACGGTGACCCCGCGCGGGACGTCCCCCGCACTCAGCATCAGGTCGGCGACGTAGAGCAGCGCCAGTAACGCGATGACGCCGCCGGTCGCCATCATCACCTTGCCGAGGCCGGTGCGGAACCGGCGCGCGGGCGTCACCGGGAGCGGGGCGAGCGGCTCGTGGTCGAGCAGCTCGCCGAGCAGGCCCTCGTCGGGGGCCGGTTCGGGCTCGGGTCGCGGAGCGGGCAGGGCGGCAGCGAACTGCTCGGTCGGGTCGGCTTCCGGCTCCGGCCGGTCCTGCTCCTCGCGCACCTGCCCCTCCGAAAAACATGTCCGCTACAAGTAAAGCCCCGTACCGTGCTCGGTGCGCTCGCTGGCGATCGCGTGGATGTCGCGCTCCCGCATCACCAGATACGCCTCGCCCTGGATTTCCACCTCGTGCTGGTCCTCCGCGTTGAACAACACCCGGTCGCCGACCTTCACGTTACGCACATTATTGCCGACACCCAGTACATCACCCCAGGTGAGACGGCGCGCCATCTGCGCGGTGGCCGGGATGACGATGCCGCCGGTACTGCGCCGTTCCCCTTCGTCGGTCGACATCCGGACCAGCACCCGGTCATGCAGCAGCTGGATCTCCAGCTTCACGTCCGCGCCGGTCCCGCTCTCCGAATCTGACACAACTGTCATGTTATCCCTCGCCCGTGGCCTGCCCGGCCATGACGAGCCGGAAACCGCGCTCGCCCGAAGGGTCGAGCCGGACCGGAACACCCCAGTCCTGCCGGGTCATCCGGCAGGCGGGATGCTCGGCCTCATCGTCACAGCTGGCCGCCTGGGCGACCACTTGCAGCACCCCCTCGGGGTAACCCTCGGCCAGCCGGATACGCCGGGTCAGCGCGGTGCCGGTGCCCGCGCCCTCGGCCAGCAGTTCCGGCGGGGACGCGCTCAGCTCCAGGCGGGTGGAGGGCCCGTAGCGGTCATCCAGCTTCTCCCCCGGCGGGGGCTGGAAGACCACCTCGAGCTCGACCTCACCCGGCGCCAGCGTGGTGGGCGGCCTGCGCACGGCATGCGCTTCCCCGGTGACGCTGGCCCCGGCCTCCCGCGGAACCCGGCGCAACCGGTGCCCGCTGGACTCCACGACCAGCAGCTCCCCCGCATGCACCAGCAGGCCGGAGGGTTCGGCGAGGCCGGAGGCGAGGGTGCTGACCGTGCCGGTGGCCGGGTCGTAGCCGCGGACCGCGCCGTTGTAGGTGTCCGCCACTGCGATCGAGCCATCGGGCAGCACGGCGAGGCCGAGCGGGTGCTGTAGCAACGCCGCCTCGGCCGGGCCGTCGCGGTGCCCGAAGGAGAACAGGTCGGTGCCCACGGCGGTGTGCACCGTGCAGCCACCGTCCGCCCAGCGCAGCCTGCGCAGCGCTGAGGTCTCGGCGTCCACCAGCCAGAGGTCCCCGGCGGTGGCGGCCAGGCCCGAGGTCTGGGCGAAGAACGCCGCCGCCGCCGGGCCGTCCCGCAGCCCTTCGACGGTGGTGCCGGCCAGCCGGGAGACCTCGCCCCGCAGCGGGTCGAACAGCCCGAGGGTGTGGTTGCCCGCCATGGCCACCACGACCCCGCCTGCCGGTTCCCACCAGGCGACATCCCATGGGCTGGTCAGGTCCACCTCGCGGGCCGCGCCGCGCACCGGGCCGTCCCGCCACTGCCTTCCGGTGCCTGCCACGGTGCGCACCTGCCCGGTGTCCAGATCGATCCCCCGCAGCAGGTGACCCGCGGTGTCGGCGACCACCACCTGGTACCCGGCCCGCTCGGCCACGGCCTGCGGCAGTACCGCGATCCCGGAGGGTTCGGCGAAGCTCGCCCGCTCGGCCGGGCCGTCCTCGGCGCCCCGCAGGCCGCTGCCGAACCGGCGCAGCACCGTCTCGCCGTCGGCGGCCAGCTCGACGACCGCATGCTGCCCGGTGTCGGCGACCAGCAGGGTGCCGGACGGCAGGGCTACCGCCTTGCTGGGGAAACGCAGGTCGCCCTCGGTCTCCTCGGCGGCGACATAGGGGCTGCCGCCGCTGCGCAGGGTGCCCTTCTCGGTATGCGTGGCCACCAGCTCGCCGATCACCCGGCGCAGGGCCTCGCCGTGCCCCTCACCCGCGGCGACATGCGCCACGTAGCCCTCCGGATCGATCACCACCAGGGTGGGCCAGGCCTTGACCGCGTAGTGCTGCCAGTTGGTGAGGTCCGGGTCGTTCAGCACCGGATGGTGCACCTCGTAGCGGCGCACCGCGGCCTCGATCGCGGCCCGCTCGCCCTCGTGCAGGAACTTCGGCGAATGCACGCCGATGGTGACCAGCACATCGGCGAACTCCCGCTCCAGCGGGCGCAGCTCGTCCAGTACGTGCAGGCAGTTGATGCAGCCCGAGGTCCAGAAGTCGAGCAGCACGATCCGGCCGCGCAGCTGCGCGAGCCG
The sequence above is drawn from the Amycolatopsis aidingensis genome and encodes:
- a CDS encoding leucine-rich repeat domain-containing protein; protein product: MDENWLDLSGSGLTELPPVNLAGVTRAYLDRNRFTRFPERLTKAPGLTQLSLYHNELETLPGSLWRLTGLRVLNLAANRLTSLSPEIGRLSELHTLDLGHNLLTALPDTLGALPGLTEYLYLSGNRLTTLPDSLCGLHRLRYLGATDNGLTALPGEIGAMSALRELRLYGNRLGTLPESIGDLTALRELHLRGNAITTLPESITRLTELRLLDLRDNGLTELPGGIAELPKLDKLDLRWNRYLREPGWLAGLEARGCVVLR
- a CDS encoding VanW family protein, with protein sequence MREEQDRPEPEADPTEQFAAALPAPRPEPEPAPDEGLLGELLDHEPLAPLPVTPARRFRTGLGKVMMATGGVIALLALLYVADLMLSAGDVPRGVTVAGVEVGGMSQGAAEAKLRIELEPRLVQPIPVRAGDVRAELDPRTSGLGLDWQATLDQAGMQPLNPVTRVASFFRTREVGAVPTVEPDLLRQAITELARQRLNHGLTEGTIRFESAPGDGAVRPVAVEPRQAQQLTDIAAAVRIVTENWLTDRAITFPMRVTQPKASSAGVHAALDQVVAPAVSAPIRARAAGAAAVLRPEDIATALRFAAMADGSLQIRVDQSKLRRVLLPQLDETEQRSKNARIVFAAGKPDIQPSAPGREINWARTLAPFMDIARRVVDRELPVVYDTRPAKVTTSDAERFGIKEVIGEFSTGGFTGDVAHNIGVIARQVDGTIVRPGQTFDLDEHTGPRTASRGYRTAPVHEDGTGPPVIGGGVSQFTSTLYNAVYLAGLRDAGHTEHATYFARYPEARDASSLQENGSSIEMAFTNDAPTGVAIQASASGGAVTVKIWGTKRYRVESVTAPRTDVVPPPIRLGPRENCTPVEGTPGFSSSNTRILYDLDSGDEVSRQTREVRYAARPTVIC
- a CDS encoding GroES family chaperonin codes for the protein MTVVSDSESGTGADVKLEIQLLHDRVLVRMSTDEGERRSTGGIVIPATAQMARRLTWGDVLGVGNNVRNVKVGDRVLFNAEDQHEVEIQGEAYLVMRERDIHAIASERTEHGTGLYL
- a CDS encoding NHL domain-containing thioredoxin family protein; the protein is MRAPELVGAQWLNTGGETLRLAQLRGRIVLLDFWTSGCINCLHVLDELRPLEREFADVLVTIGVHSPKFLHEGERAAIEAAVRRYEVHHPVLNDPDLTNWQHYAVKAWPTLVVIDPEGYVAHVAAGEGHGEALRRVIGELVATHTEKGTLRSGGSPYVAAEETEGDLRFPSKAVALPSGTLLVADTGQHAVVELAADGETVLRRFGSGLRGAEDGPAERASFAEPSGIAVLPQAVAERAGYQVVVADTAGHLLRGIDLDTGQVRTVAGTGRQWRDGPVRGAAREVDLTSPWDVAWWEPAGGVVVAMAGNHTLGLFDPLRGEVSRLAGTTVEGLRDGPAAAAFFAQTSGLAATAGDLWLVDAETSALRRLRWADGGCTVHTAVGTDLFSFGHRDGPAEAALLQHPLGLAVLPDGSIAVADTYNGAVRGYDPATGTVSTLASGLAEPSGLLVHAGELLVVESSGHRLRRVPREAGASVTGEAHAVRRPPTTLAPGEVELEVVFQPPPGEKLDDRYGPSTRLELSASPPELLAEGAGTGTALTRRIRLAEGYPEGVLQVVAQAASCDDEAEHPACRMTRQDWGVPVRLDPSGERGFRLVMAGQATGEG